A window of Pusillimonas sp. T7-7 contains these coding sequences:
- a CDS encoding thiopurine S-methyltransferase — MEPDFWLARWRDEQTGFHQQRVTPLLQKYWPSLERPKGSRVLVPLCGKSLDMIWLAEQGHEVLGVELAQQPIEQFFAENGLQATVHETLQGTHYRCGNIELICGDIFGISAETLAACQGVYDRAALVALPPAMRQRYVAHVYGQLAQQYRGLLLTLDYDQHEMEGPPFAVNDAEVQSLYTGHSHAQLIDQRAILDKEPKFKERGLTRLDTLVYRLEEARQA; from the coding sequence ATGGAACCCGATTTCTGGCTGGCGCGATGGCGCGACGAGCAAACAGGCTTTCATCAGCAGCGTGTCACGCCGTTGCTGCAAAAATACTGGCCTTCGCTTGAACGGCCCAAAGGCAGCCGTGTGCTGGTGCCTTTGTGCGGCAAGTCACTGGACATGATCTGGCTGGCAGAGCAAGGCCATGAGGTGCTGGGCGTGGAGCTCGCACAACAGCCTATAGAACAGTTTTTTGCCGAGAATGGGCTGCAGGCAACAGTGCACGAAACACTACAGGGTACTCACTACCGCTGCGGCAATATTGAACTGATCTGCGGCGATATCTTTGGCATCAGTGCGGAAACCCTGGCCGCATGCCAGGGCGTTTACGACCGCGCCGCCCTGGTCGCTCTGCCCCCCGCCATGCGTCAACGCTATGTGGCCCATGTGTATGGCCAGCTGGCGCAACAGTACCGCGGCCTGCTGCTCACGCTCGATTATGACCAGCATGAAATGGAAGGGCCGCCCTTCGCCGTGAACGACGCGGAAGTGCAAAGCTTGTATACAGGCCACAGCCATGCCCAATTGATCGACCAACGCGCCATTCTCGACAAAGAACCCAAGTTCAAAGAACGTGGGCTGACCAGACTGGATACGCTGGTGTATAGACTGGAAGAAGCTCGCCAAGCATAG
- a CDS encoding amidohydrolase family protein → MKKVDMHAHFFPRIPQALAEELDAEKAPWLAVDSNGETGQIMKGSQPFRPVYRALWDPQLRLEEMDRHGIDLQIVCATPIMFGYEFPAAKTAAWAERMNDLALEHCAAEPSRLKALAQVPLQDLELACSVASHAKASGHLGVQIGSHLGARDLDDEHLVQFLIHCANEDIPILAHPWDMMTDGRMKKWMLPWLVAMPAETQLGILSLILSGAFERIPASLKLCFAHGGGSFAFLLGRVDNAWECRDIVRQDCPQRPSSYTNRFYVDSAVFDTGALRLLTDVMGTDRVMLGSDYPFPLGEQNIGKLVAESPWLDAADKQRISAGNALDFFSIEA, encoded by the coding sequence ATGAAAAAAGTGGATATGCACGCGCATTTCTTCCCCCGGATCCCTCAGGCCCTGGCTGAAGAACTCGATGCTGAAAAAGCACCTTGGCTTGCGGTGGACAGCAACGGGGAAACCGGCCAGATCATGAAAGGCTCACAGCCTTTCAGGCCTGTATATAGGGCCTTGTGGGACCCGCAACTACGGCTGGAGGAAATGGACAGGCACGGTATAGATCTGCAAATCGTCTGCGCCACGCCCATTATGTTCGGCTATGAATTCCCTGCCGCCAAAACAGCGGCATGGGCCGAGCGCATGAACGACTTGGCGCTTGAACATTGCGCGGCCGAGCCCTCCAGACTCAAGGCACTGGCTCAAGTGCCGCTGCAAGACCTTGAACTGGCCTGCAGTGTCGCCTCGCACGCCAAAGCCAGCGGCCATCTGGGCGTACAGATAGGCAGCCATCTGGGCGCACGCGACCTGGACGACGAGCATCTGGTGCAATTCCTGATTCATTGCGCCAACGAAGACATACCCATACTGGCCCACCCCTGGGACATGATGACCGATGGCCGCATGAAAAAATGGATGCTGCCCTGGCTGGTTGCCATGCCGGCAGAAACACAGCTGGGGATACTGTCGTTAATATTGTCAGGAGCATTCGAGCGTATACCGGCCAGCCTGAAGCTGTGTTTTGCCCATGGCGGCGGCAGCTTTGCATTTCTGCTTGGCCGCGTCGACAACGCCTGGGAGTGCCGCGACATTGTCCGGCAAGATTGCCCACAGCGCCCATCAAGCTACACCAACCGGTTCTACGTAGACAGCGCGGTATTCGACACCGGCGCCTTGCGGCTGCTGACCGATGTCATGGGCACTGACCGCGTCATGCTGGGTTCCGATTACCCCTTCCCCCTGGGCGAGCAGAACATAGGCAAGCTGGTCGCAGAAAGCCCCTGGCTGGACGCAGCAGACAAGCAGCGCATCAGTGCCGGCAACGCATTGGATTTTTTTAGTATTGAAGCGTAA
- a CDS encoding 3-hydroxyanthranilate 3,4-dioxygenase, with amino-acid sequence MLTYGKPFNFERWIDEHAHLLKPPVGNQQVWQDSDFLITVVGGPNTRTDYHDDPLEEFFYQLRGNAYLNLWIDGKRERVDLKEGDIFLLPPHVRHSPQRPEAGSACLVIERQRPEGLKDGFEWYCEADDGCGHLVHRVETQLQSIVKDLPPLFNAFYESTEQRRCSNCGKLHPGKSAS; translated from the coding sequence ATGCTTACCTACGGCAAACCGTTCAATTTCGAACGCTGGATCGACGAGCACGCTCATTTGCTCAAGCCTCCCGTAGGCAATCAGCAGGTATGGCAAGACAGCGATTTTCTGATCACCGTGGTGGGCGGGCCCAATACCCGTACCGATTATCACGACGATCCGTTGGAGGAGTTTTTTTATCAGCTGCGCGGCAATGCCTACCTGAACCTCTGGATAGACGGTAAGCGCGAACGCGTCGACCTGAAGGAAGGCGACATCTTCCTGCTACCGCCGCACGTCCGGCACTCGCCCCAGCGCCCCGAGGCCGGCAGTGCCTGTCTGGTCATCGAACGCCAGCGGCCCGAGGGCCTGAAGGATGGCTTCGAATGGTATTGCGAAGCCGATGACGGTTGCGGACACCTGGTACATCGTGTTGAAACTCAGCTGCAAAGTATCGTCAAAGATCTGCCGCCTTTATTCAACGCCTTTTATGAATCCACAGAGCAACGGCGTTGCTCCAACTGCGGGAAACTACACCCCGGGAAATCTGCCTCATGA
- a CDS encoding RidA family protein, with product MSTTNTARVVTGKATPRGAFPHIKRAGDFLFVSGTSSRRPDNSFAGASADAMGTVSLDIRAQTRAVIENIRDILASEGAGLEHLVEVSAFLVNMNDFGGYNEVYGEFFSVDGPTRTTVAVHQLPHPHLLIEIKAVAYLPLSA from the coding sequence ATGAGCACCACCAACACAGCACGCGTCGTTACCGGCAAAGCCACGCCGCGAGGCGCCTTTCCCCACATCAAGCGCGCCGGCGACTTCCTGTTTGTTTCCGGTACCAGCTCGCGCCGGCCTGACAACAGCTTCGCGGGCGCATCGGCCGACGCCATGGGTACGGTCAGCCTGGATATCCGGGCCCAAACACGAGCCGTAATCGAAAACATACGCGACATTCTTGCCAGTGAAGGCGCAGGGCTTGAACACCTGGTCGAGGTATCAGCCTTCCTGGTCAACATGAACGACTTTGGCGGGTACAACGAAGTCTACGGCGAGTTTTTCTCGGTCGACGGTCCCACGCGTACAACAGTGGCCGTCCATCAGTTACCCCACCCTCACCTGCTGATAGAAATCAAGGCCGTCGCCTACCTGCCCTTGTCAGCCTGA
- a CDS encoding 2-hydroxymuconic semialdehyde dehydrogenase yields the protein MADVPLLRCFVDGQWLETPRRFSNINPVNGQLISMVCEADAAIVQRAVEAANRASQDTWKNLNINERAALLHRIADGIERRFDDFVQAEVMDTGRPVHQARSLDVARGISNFRTFADLIKTGSSEMFEGSSPDGAKIINYVTRKPLGTVGIISPWNLPLLLLTWKVAPALAMGNCVVTKPSEETPSSATLLAEVIQAAGLPHGVFNLVHGFGPDSAGEYLSAHPDIAAITFTGESRTGTAIMKAAAEGVKEVSFELGGKNAAVVFADADFDAAIAGVMRSSFTNSGQVCLCSERVYIERPLFNRFVAELKRRCEQLVVGYPDAPNVDMGPLISLQHRDKVLSYYQLAREEGATIVAGGGVPGFGDERDQGAYVQPTILTGLSDHARCMREEIFGPVCHLSPFDTEAEVIARVNDSAYGLAACVWTTHLSRAHRVASQFETGIVWVNTWFTRDLRTPFGGAKLSGLGREGGRYSLDFYSEISTICIKV from the coding sequence ATGGCCGACGTACCGTTGCTCCGGTGCTTTGTTGACGGCCAATGGCTGGAAACACCGCGCCGGTTTTCCAATATCAATCCCGTCAACGGGCAGCTGATCAGCATGGTGTGCGAGGCCGATGCGGCAATAGTACAGCGCGCCGTAGAGGCCGCCAACCGTGCATCGCAAGACACCTGGAAAAACCTGAACATCAACGAGCGCGCCGCCCTGCTGCATCGCATAGCCGATGGCATAGAACGGCGCTTCGATGACTTCGTTCAGGCTGAAGTCATGGATACCGGTCGCCCCGTCCATCAGGCGCGCAGCCTGGACGTTGCTCGCGGCATCTCCAACTTCCGTACTTTCGCCGACCTGATCAAAACCGGCTCCAGCGAAATGTTCGAAGGCAGCTCGCCTGATGGCGCCAAGATCATCAACTACGTCACACGCAAGCCTCTGGGCACTGTCGGCATCATTTCCCCCTGGAACCTGCCCCTGCTGCTGCTTACCTGGAAAGTAGCGCCGGCACTGGCCATGGGCAACTGCGTCGTGACCAAGCCGTCAGAAGAAACACCGTCTTCGGCCACCCTGCTGGCCGAAGTGATACAGGCTGCGGGGCTGCCTCATGGGGTATTCAACCTGGTGCACGGCTTTGGCCCTGATTCCGCCGGTGAATACCTGAGCGCTCATCCCGACATCGCCGCCATCACTTTTACGGGCGAATCGCGCACTGGCACGGCCATCATGAAGGCCGCCGCCGAGGGGGTCAAGGAAGTCTCTTTCGAGCTGGGCGGAAAAAATGCAGCCGTCGTCTTTGCCGATGCCGACTTCGATGCCGCCATCGCCGGCGTCATGCGCTCCAGCTTTACCAATTCCGGCCAGGTCTGCCTGTGCTCCGAGCGCGTCTATATAGAGCGCCCCCTGTTCAATCGTTTCGTCGCAGAGCTCAAGCGCCGATGCGAACAGCTGGTTGTCGGTTACCCGGATGCCCCCAATGTCGATATGGGGCCATTGATATCACTGCAGCACCGCGACAAGGTCTTGTCCTATTACCAACTGGCGCGCGAAGAAGGCGCCACCATCGTCGCCGGAGGCGGTGTGCCCGGCTTTGGCGACGAACGCGACCAGGGCGCTTACGTGCAGCCCACCATACTGACCGGGCTGTCCGACCATGCCCGGTGTATGCGTGAAGAGATCTTCGGTCCGGTCTGCCACCTCTCGCCCTTCGATACCGAAGCAGAGGTTATCGCCCGCGTCAACGACAGCGCCTATGGCTTGGCCGCCTGCGTCTGGACCACTCACCTTTCCCGGGCACACCGGGTGGCCAGCCAGTTTGAAACCGGCATAGTTTGGGTCAATACCTGGTTCACACGTGATCTGCGCACCCCTTTCGGGGGTGCCAAGCTATCAGGTCTGGGGCGCGAAGGTGGCCGCTACTCGCTGGACTTCTATTCTGAAATCAGCACCATCTGCATCAAGGTTTAA
- a CDS encoding NAD(P)(+) transhydrogenase (Re/Si-specific) subunit beta: protein MISHDLVTLFYLIASVCFIQALKGLSHPTTSRRGNAFGMAGMAIAIITTAALIVSLATNGTAGIGLGWVILGLLIGGSVGTIMAKKVEMTKMPELVAFMHSMIGLAAVAIAVAIVAEPHAFGITTADALIPTGNRLELFIGTFVGAITFSGSVIAFGKLSGKYKFRLFQGAPVVFSGQHMVNLVLALAMVGCGLWFMATQAWLPFIIMTVLAFVLGVLIIIPIGGADMPVVVSMLNSYSGWAAAGIGFSLNNPMLIIAGSLVGSSGAILSYIMCKAMNRSFFNVILGGFGAEPGAAAGGADAVQRNVKSGSPDDAAFLMSNAESVTIVPGYGLAVARAQHALKELAEKLTANGVTVKYAIHPVAGRMPGHMNVLLAEAEVPYDQVFEMDDINSEFGQTDVVLVLGANDVVNPAAKNDPQSPIAGMPILEAYKARTVIVNKRSMAAGYAGLDNELFYMDKTMMVFGDAKKVIEDMVKAVE from the coding sequence ATGATCTCGCACGACCTGGTCACCCTGTTTTATCTGATCGCCTCGGTCTGCTTCATCCAGGCGCTCAAGGGGCTTTCTCACCCCACCACCTCGCGCCGGGGCAATGCCTTCGGTATGGCGGGCATGGCCATAGCCATCATTACCACCGCCGCACTGATCGTCAGCCTGGCCACAAACGGCACGGCCGGCATAGGGCTGGGCTGGGTAATATTGGGCCTGCTGATAGGCGGCAGCGTTGGCACAATCATGGCCAAAAAGGTCGAAATGACCAAAATGCCGGAACTGGTCGCTTTCATGCACAGCATGATCGGCCTGGCGGCCGTGGCCATCGCCGTGGCGATTGTGGCCGAGCCCCACGCCTTTGGCATTACCACGGCCGACGCGCTCATACCCACAGGCAACCGTCTTGAGCTATTCATCGGAACCTTTGTGGGCGCCATCACCTTCTCGGGTTCTGTGATCGCATTCGGCAAGCTGTCGGGCAAATACAAGTTCCGCCTGTTCCAGGGCGCACCCGTGGTGTTCAGTGGGCAACACATGGTGAATCTGGTGCTGGCGTTGGCCATGGTGGGCTGCGGCCTATGGTTCATGGCCACACAGGCCTGGCTGCCCTTCATCATCATGACGGTACTGGCCTTTGTGCTGGGCGTGCTCATCATCATCCCCATCGGCGGCGCCGACATGCCGGTAGTGGTGTCCATGCTCAACAGCTATTCGGGCTGGGCGGCCGCAGGCATCGGCTTCTCGCTGAACAATCCCATGCTCATCATTGCCGGATCGCTGGTGGGCTCCTCGGGTGCCATTCTGTCCTACATCATGTGCAAGGCCATGAACCGGTCTTTCTTCAACGTGATTCTGGGCGGCTTCGGAGCCGAGCCCGGGGCGGCCGCTGGCGGCGCCGACGCCGTACAGCGCAACGTCAAGTCGGGCAGCCCCGACGACGCAGCCTTCCTGATGAGCAATGCCGAATCGGTCACCATCGTGCCGGGCTATGGCCTGGCCGTGGCCCGGGCCCAACACGCCCTGAAAGAACTGGCTGAAAAACTCACTGCCAATGGCGTGACCGTCAAGTACGCCATACACCCTGTGGCAGGCCGTATGCCCGGCCACATGAACGTGCTGCTGGCCGAAGCCGAAGTGCCTTACGACCAGGTCTTTGAAATGGATGACATCAACAGCGAATTCGGGCAAACCGATGTGGTGCTGGTGCTGGGTGCGAACGATGTGGTCAACCCGGCTGCCAAGAACGACCCGCAATCGCCCATAGCCGGCATGCCCATCCTCGAAGCCTACAAGGCGCGCACCGTCATCGTCAACAAACGCTCGATGGCGGCAGGCTATGCAGGCCTGGACAACGAGCTGTTCTATATGGACAAGACCATGATGGTGTTCGGCGATGCCAAGAAGGTCATCGAAGACATGGTGAAAGCCGTCGAGTAA
- a CDS encoding NAD(P) transhydrogenase subunit alpha yields the protein MEAVSPTLINFIIFVLAVYVGFHVVWNVTPALHTPLMAVTNAISAIVIVGAMLAAALTESSLARYMGVFAVALAAVNVFGGFLVTRRMLEMFKKKEKKANTGGQA from the coding sequence ATGGAAGCAGTCAGCCCCACCCTGATCAACTTTATTATTTTCGTGCTGGCCGTCTACGTGGGCTTTCACGTTGTCTGGAACGTCACACCCGCGCTGCACACGCCGCTCATGGCCGTCACCAATGCCATCTCGGCCATCGTCATTGTGGGCGCCATGCTGGCCGCCGCACTGACCGAAAGCAGTCTGGCCCGCTACATGGGCGTTTTTGCCGTGGCGCTGGCCGCCGTGAACGTCTTTGGCGGTTTCCTGGTTACCCGACGCATGCTCGAAATGTTCAAGAAAAAAGAAAAGAAAGCCAACACCGGAGGCCAAGCATGA
- a CDS encoding Re/Si-specific NAD(P)(+) transhydrogenase subunit alpha, translating to MQIGIPRERLTGETRVAATPETVKKYVAAKHTVLVESGAGTRAHFPDDAYVQAGAQIVDAAQALGAGLVLKVRSPDASELPQMKSGAVLIGMLDPFDQEGLARLAGAGLTAFALEAAPRITRAQSLDVLSSQANLAGYKAVLLAANQYGRLFPMMMTAAGTLKAARVVVLGAGVAGLQAIATAKRLGAVVEASDVRPAAKEQIESLGAKFIDVPFETDEEREIAQGVGGYARPMPAAWMARQAALVAERCKQADIVISTALIPGRPAPQLISAETVQGMKPGSVIVDLAVERGGNCPLSEKDQVVEKHGVALIGYSNLPALVPHDASALYARNILDFMKLIANAEGELAIQQEDEIVTACLMCKDGTVLRSA from the coding sequence ATGCAAATAGGAATTCCACGTGAACGCCTCACGGGCGAAACACGCGTGGCCGCTACGCCGGAAACGGTCAAGAAATATGTGGCGGCCAAACATACCGTCCTGGTTGAATCAGGAGCGGGTACACGCGCCCATTTTCCTGACGACGCTTATGTTCAGGCGGGCGCCCAGATCGTCGACGCTGCCCAGGCCCTGGGCGCCGGGCTCGTCCTGAAGGTCAGGTCGCCCGACGCCAGCGAGTTGCCGCAAATGAAAAGCGGCGCCGTCCTCATCGGCATGCTCGACCCCTTCGACCAGGAAGGGCTGGCCCGGCTGGCTGGCGCCGGCTTGACTGCTTTTGCCCTCGAAGCGGCGCCACGCATCACACGCGCACAAAGCCTGGACGTCCTGTCCTCGCAGGCCAATCTGGCCGGCTACAAGGCCGTGCTGCTGGCCGCCAACCAGTATGGCCGGCTGTTCCCCATGATGATGACCGCCGCCGGTACGCTCAAGGCGGCACGTGTTGTCGTGCTGGGCGCAGGCGTTGCAGGGCTGCAGGCCATCGCCACTGCCAAACGCCTGGGCGCCGTGGTCGAAGCCTCTGATGTACGCCCGGCGGCCAAAGAGCAAATCGAATCACTGGGCGCGAAGTTCATCGACGTACCCTTCGAAACCGACGAAGAACGCGAAATCGCGCAGGGTGTGGGCGGTTACGCCCGGCCCATGCCCGCCGCCTGGATGGCACGCCAGGCCGCGCTGGTAGCCGAACGCTGCAAGCAGGCCGATATCGTCATCAGCACGGCGCTGATTCCCGGGCGCCCCGCGCCTCAGTTGATCAGCGCCGAAACCGTCCAGGGTATGAAACCCGGCTCGGTCATCGTCGACCTGGCCGTCGAGCGCGGCGGCAACTGCCCGCTGTCGGAAAAAGACCAGGTCGTTGAAAAGCATGGGGTCGCCCTGATCGGCTACAGCAATCTGCCCGCGCTGGTTCCCCACGACGCATCTGCGCTATATGCCCGCAATATCCTGGACTTCATGAAGCTGATCGCCAACGCCGAAGGCGAGCTGGCCATCCAGCAAGAAGACGAAATCGTTACCGCCTGCCTGATGTGCAAGGACGGCACTGTGCTAAGGAGCGCCTGA
- a CDS encoding YidB family protein: protein MGLLDSIVSAVGGDNTQGSAQAGLLPALMELVNNYPGGLSGLIQKFQEAGLGGVAASWVGDGPNEAVTPGQLQSVLGEDMVSQLAQRSGQDSSSVLGALSGLLPNLVDQATPNGEASLQSGQNNSLLGGLSGMLGKL, encoded by the coding sequence ATGGGACTGCTCGATTCTATTGTTTCCGCCGTGGGCGGCGACAACACTCAGGGTTCCGCACAGGCTGGGCTGCTGCCGGCGCTTATGGAACTGGTCAACAACTACCCCGGTGGTTTGTCTGGCTTAATACAAAAGTTCCAGGAAGCCGGCCTGGGCGGTGTGGCGGCTTCGTGGGTCGGTGATGGCCCGAACGAGGCTGTTACGCCGGGGCAGCTGCAGTCTGTGCTGGGTGAAGATATGGTCAGCCAACTGGCGCAGCGTTCGGGGCAAGACAGTAGTTCAGTACTTGGTGCCTTGTCCGGCCTGCTGCCTAATCTGGTCGATCAGGCCACGCCCAATGGCGAAGCCAGTTTGCAGTCGGGTCAGAATAACTCCCTTTTGGGGGGCTTGTCTGGCATGCTGGGCAAGCTGTGA
- a CDS encoding bifunctional O-acetylhomoserine aminocarboxypropyltransferase/cysteine synthase, with product MKFETLAIHAGYQPDPNTKSVAVPIYQTTSYAFDSTQHGADLFDLKVPGNIYTRIMNPTNGVLEERVAALEGGVAALAVASGMAAISYAIQTIAQAGDNIVSVAKLYGGTYNLFAHTFPRQGITVKFAPHNDVAALEALIDKNTKAVFCETIGNPAGNVIDIQALADAAHRHGVPLIVDNTVASPALCRPFEHGADIVVHALTKYMGGHGTTIAGAVVDSGKFPWAEHKERFPMLNEPDPSYHGVVYTEAFGPAAFIGRCRVVPLRNTGAALSPFNAFLVLQGIETLSLRMERHTENAIKVAQYLKQHEQVSWVLYAGLEDHPEHHLAQKYTGGKPASILSFGIKGGAAGGARFIDALQLILRLVNIGDAKSLACHPASTTHRQLSPEELAAAGVGEDMVRLSIGLEHIDDILADLAQALEASKA from the coding sequence ATGAAATTCGAGACACTTGCCATCCATGCCGGCTACCAGCCAGACCCCAACACCAAATCAGTTGCGGTTCCCATTTACCAAACCACTTCCTATGCTTTCGACAGCACCCAGCACGGCGCCGACCTGTTCGACCTGAAAGTGCCTGGCAATATATATACCCGCATCATGAACCCCACCAATGGAGTGCTGGAAGAACGCGTGGCTGCACTGGAAGGCGGCGTGGCTGCCTTGGCGGTCGCCTCTGGCATGGCAGCCATCAGCTACGCAATCCAGACCATTGCGCAAGCTGGCGACAACATCGTGTCGGTGGCCAAACTGTATGGCGGTACCTACAACCTGTTTGCGCATACCTTTCCCCGCCAGGGCATCACGGTAAAGTTTGCTCCGCACAATGACGTGGCCGCGCTCGAAGCCCTGATCGACAAAAACACAAAAGCCGTATTTTGCGAAACCATAGGCAACCCGGCCGGCAATGTCATTGATATCCAGGCCCTGGCCGACGCCGCACACCGCCATGGCGTACCCCTGATCGTCGACAACACCGTAGCATCGCCCGCACTGTGCCGCCCATTCGAACACGGCGCCGACATCGTGGTTCATGCCCTGACCAAATACATGGGCGGACACGGCACCACGATTGCCGGCGCTGTCGTTGATTCCGGCAAATTCCCCTGGGCCGAGCACAAAGAGCGCTTCCCCATGCTGAACGAACCCGACCCGTCTTATCACGGCGTGGTCTATACAGAAGCCTTTGGGCCAGCCGCTTTTATAGGCCGCTGCCGCGTGGTGCCTCTGCGCAATACGGGTGCTGCGCTGTCGCCCTTCAATGCTTTCCTGGTTTTGCAAGGCATCGAAACCCTGTCCTTGCGCATGGAGCGCCACACCGAAAATGCCATTAAAGTTGCACAATACCTGAAGCAGCACGAGCAGGTATCGTGGGTGCTGTATGCGGGCCTGGAAGACCATCCCGAACACCATCTGGCGCAAAAATACACGGGCGGCAAGCCGGCCAGCATCCTGTCGTTTGGCATCAAGGGCGGCGCCGCAGGCGGCGCGCGCTTCATTGACGCGCTTCAACTGATACTGCGGCTGGTCAACATTGGCGATGCCAAGTCTCTGGCCTGCCACCCTGCCTCAACCACCCACCGTCAACTCAGCCCCGAAGAGCTCGCTGCCGCGGGCGTCGGCGAAGATATGGTGCGCCTGTCGATAGGCCTGGAGCACATCGACGACATCCTGGCAGACCTGGCGCAGGCTCTGGAAGCCAGCAAGGCCTGA